A single window of Polaribacter sp. SA4-10 DNA harbors:
- a CDS encoding acyl carrier protein has translation MSDIASRVKAIIVDKLGVDDNEVTTEASFTNDLGADSLDTVELIMEFEKEFDIQIPDDQAENIGTVGQAVSYIEEAKK, from the coding sequence ATGTCAGACATTGCATCAAGAGTAAAAGCGATTATCGTAGACAAATTAGGCGTTGACGATAACGAAGTAACAACAGAAGCTAGCTTCACAAATGATTTAGGAGCAGATTCTTTGGATACTGTTGAGTTAATTATGGAATTCGAAAAAGAATTTGATATTCAAATTCCAGATGATCAAGCTGAAAACATCGGTACAGTTGGTCAAGCAGTTAGTTATATAGAAGAAGCAAAAAAGTAA
- a CDS encoding viroplasmin family protein: protein MSKKKFYVVWNGRKKGVFTSWKVCKAQIDGFEGAQYKSFADLNEAEIASTKNYEDYKGKNTKKPTLSADEKATYGTPNLESISVDAACSGNPGKMEYRGVLTHNKKEIFIKGPFKNGTNNIGEFLALVHGIALLKSKNKEDIPIYSDSRIAMSWVKQKRCKTNMHFDASNKDLLELIKRAEKWLKENTYNNPILKWETKAWGEIPADFGRK, encoded by the coding sequence ATGAGTAAAAAAAAGTTTTATGTAGTTTGGAACGGTCGTAAAAAAGGAGTTTTTACTTCTTGGAAAGTTTGTAAAGCACAAATTGATGGTTTTGAAGGCGCACAGTATAAATCTTTTGCAGATTTAAATGAAGCTGAAATTGCATCCACCAAAAACTACGAAGATTACAAAGGTAAAAATACTAAAAAACCCACTTTATCAGCTGATGAAAAAGCTACCTATGGCACTCCTAATTTAGAAAGTATTTCTGTAGATGCTGCTTGTTCTGGAAATCCTGGAAAAATGGAATACAGAGGTGTTTTAACACACAATAAAAAAGAAATTTTTATAAAAGGTCCATTTAAAAATGGCACAAATAATATTGGTGAATTCCTTGCTTTAGTGCATGGTATTGCACTTTTAAAAAGTAAAAATAAAGAAGATATTCCTATTTATTCGGATTCTAGAATCGCCATGAGTTGGGTGAAACAAAAAAGATGCAAAACAAACATGCATTTTGATGCTTCTAATAAAGACTTATTAGAACTCATAAAAAGAGCTGAAAAATGGTTAAAAGAAAACACGTATAACAACCCAATTCTAAAATGGGAAACCAAAGCTTGGGGAGAAATTCCTGCAGATTTTGGTCGGAAATAA
- a CDS encoding IPExxxVDY family protein: MQVYALGFDDFCDEDFSLIGIHTTLEDYKLAYLINKNLNTRFYKSKDNLEFDSEKKKASFSIYNFSNDKYDFDWFLIANSFRRENQTESNELLLTTETKTYLIPEKKKVDFFIKISGEVSYDFVLKTIDKIKSIEQVITSYSIDKNTLKSKDFLIF; the protein is encoded by the coding sequence ATGCAAGTATATGCCCTCGGCTTTGATGATTTTTGTGATGAAGACTTTTCCTTAATAGGAATTCACACAACATTAGAAGATTATAAACTTGCCTATTTAATTAATAAAAACTTAAATACTCGTTTTTATAAATCAAAAGATAATTTAGAATTTGATAGCGAAAAAAAGAAAGCTTCGTTTTCTATTTATAATTTCTCAAATGACAAATATGACTTTGATTGGTTTTTAATTGCGAATAGCTTTAGAAGAGAGAATCAAACAGAATCAAATGAACTGTTATTAACAACAGAAACTAAAACTTATTTAATTCCGGAGAAGAAGAAAGTAGACTTTTTTATAAAAATATCTGGAGAAGTAAGTTATGATTTTGTTTTAAAAACAATAGATAAAATAAAAAGTATTGAGCAAGTAATTACCTCATACTCTATAGATAAGAACACACTAAAGTCAAAAGACTTTTTAATATTTTAA
- a CDS encoding VCBS repeat-containing protein, which yields MFTLLFLCISCTTKNKETKKNFLLNKLSQKTTGINFKNTLHEDAKHSIINYIYFYNGGGVSAGDINNDGLSDLYFVSNQGDNKLFLNKGNLKFEDISENANINSSADWNTGVTMVDINNDGFLDIYVCAVSGLLDFKGTNELFINNGDNTFTEKAKEYGLDFSGYSTQAYFFDFDKDNDLDVYIVNHATHTVTSHGKASLRKERVPFVGDVLLKNTNGKFIDISEEANIFGGANGYGLSASIADFNNDGWDDIYVCNDFHEDDYYYLNNQDGTFREELKKSFSTISRFSMGSDVADINGDGFQDLITLDMLPNDERVLKETEGDDAMYTMQEKLRKQGYKDQYSRNMLQISEKGSYFYETALQNNVADTDWSWAPLFADFNNDGHQDLFISNGINRRPNGLDFKKYVSSTFKQKSHAEGLEWLFKSIDEMPSGKVSNEIYKGNSDNFIKKTGNWIEQKPSLSNGAIYADLDLDGDLDIITNNLNNYAGIYENTTNKKKNSISLSFNYKNGNKNGIGTKAILYNNGKSQLKQLFVSRGFISSVEQKIYFGIDTLSSIDSIKIVWPDNTFQNLKNPKINKNLLVNYISKNLIYDYTLSEKEPIFKTDNSIKFNHKEDSYYDFNREKIIPYQVSKLGPAVAIGDVDGNGFDDIYLGNSSGKAAELYLNNGKYFKKSTQRQFKEDADYEDNDAVFFDADNDGDLDLYVATGIHKIRNRRFEVDRLYINKNGKFLKSEKQTLLNPLNTSCVAAYDYDNDGDDDLFIGNLSNPVNFGSNVNSAILINNGKGNFTADLNFKLSSKVTDATWVDINNDNQKDLLIATEWGNPQIFINNNGKLSLMEIPENLEGLWQSITTFDIDKDGDKDILLGNWGLNTKFNPTPENPLTLYYGDFDANNRKETIIAYSKNGKEYPVNSKDELAAQMNIISKRFVEHKNYALKTVEEVLTPEALHKATKFTVNTLASGYLENNNGAFKTFKRFPKELQYAPISNFNNIEFNSKDAIIISGNSFNVNTYHGGYSSLKGVLLKSISDYNFVSDYGISPFNTQVKAVKSIEMKNKKLLLVVSNNDSLQMYSYKK from the coding sequence TTGTTTACTTTACTTTTTCTATGCATAAGTTGTACTACAAAAAATAAAGAAACAAAAAAAAACTTCCTTTTAAATAAATTATCCCAAAAAACTACTGGAATAAATTTTAAAAACACATTACATGAAGATGCAAAGCATAGTATTATTAATTACATTTATTTTTATAATGGAGGTGGCGTAAGCGCTGGTGATATTAATAATGATGGTTTATCAGATCTTTACTTTGTATCTAATCAAGGTGATAACAAACTTTTTCTTAATAAGGGAAACTTAAAGTTTGAGGATATTTCTGAAAATGCGAACATCAATAGTTCTGCAGATTGGAATACTGGTGTTACAATGGTCGACATTAATAACGACGGGTTTTTAGATATTTATGTTTGTGCAGTTTCTGGTTTATTAGATTTTAAAGGGACCAATGAGCTTTTCATCAATAATGGTGATAACACTTTTACCGAAAAAGCGAAAGAATATGGATTGGATTTCTCAGGTTATTCTACACAGGCTTACTTTTTTGATTTCGATAAAGACAATGACTTAGATGTATACATTGTAAATCATGCAACACACACCGTAACTTCTCATGGAAAAGCTTCTTTAAGAAAGGAACGCGTTCCGTTTGTTGGTGATGTTTTACTAAAAAACACCAATGGAAAATTTATTGATATTAGTGAAGAAGCCAATATTTTTGGGGGCGCAAATGGCTACGGTCTAAGTGCTTCTATTGCCGATTTTAACAACGATGGATGGGATGATATTTATGTTTGTAATGATTTTCATGAAGATGATTATTATTACCTCAATAATCAAGATGGAACCTTTAGAGAAGAACTAAAAAAATCATTTTCTACCATTTCAAGATTTTCTATGGGAAGTGATGTTGCAGATATTAATGGTGATGGTTTTCAGGATCTTATCACTCTAGATATGCTACCAAATGACGAACGCGTTTTAAAGGAAACCGAAGGTGATGACGCCATGTACACCATGCAAGAAAAGTTACGAAAACAAGGATATAAAGACCAGTATTCTAGAAATATGCTTCAAATAAGTGAAAAAGGAAGCTATTTCTATGAAACTGCTTTACAAAATAATGTTGCGGATACAGACTGGAGTTGGGCGCCACTTTTTGCCGATTTTAATAATGATGGTCATCAAGATTTATTTATCAGTAACGGAATTAATCGAAGGCCAAACGGTTTAGATTTCAAGAAATATGTCTCTAGCACTTTTAAACAAAAAAGTCATGCAGAGGGTTTAGAATGGCTTTTTAAGTCTATTGATGAGATGCCTTCTGGAAAAGTTTCAAATGAAATTTATAAGGGGAATTCTGACAATTTTATAAAGAAAACTGGTAATTGGATTGAACAAAAGCCGTCACTATCTAACGGAGCAATTTATGCCGACTTAGATTTAGATGGTGATTTAGACATTATTACCAACAATTTAAATAATTATGCAGGAATTTACGAAAACACTACAAATAAGAAAAAGAACTCAATTAGTTTAAGTTTCAATTATAAGAACGGAAATAAAAATGGAATTGGAACTAAAGCAATATTATACAATAATGGTAAAAGTCAACTAAAACAATTATTTGTTTCTAGGGGTTTTATTTCTTCTGTAGAACAAAAAATTTATTTCGGTATAGACACTCTTTCTAGCATTGATTCTATTAAAATAGTTTGGCCAGATAATACGTTTCAGAACCTTAAAAACCCTAAAATAAACAAAAACCTTTTAGTTAATTATATAAGTAAAAACCTCATTTATGATTATACTTTAAGTGAAAAAGAACCCATTTTTAAAACTGATAATAGCATCAAATTTAACCATAAAGAAGATAGTTATTACGACTTTAATAGAGAGAAAATTATTCCGTATCAAGTCTCTAAACTAGGACCAGCTGTTGCCATTGGTGATGTTGATGGAAATGGTTTTGATGACATTTATTTAGGAAATAGCTCTGGAAAAGCTGCAGAATTATATTTAAACAATGGTAAATATTTCAAAAAAAGTACTCAAAGACAATTCAAAGAAGATGCAGATTATGAAGATAATGATGCCGTTTTTTTTGATGCTGACAATGACGGAGATTTAGATTTATATGTTGCAACCGGTATACACAAAATAAGAAATAGGCGGTTTGAAGTAGATCGTTTATATATTAATAAAAATGGAAAATTTTTAAAATCTGAAAAACAAACGCTATTAAATCCACTAAACACTTCTTGCGTTGCAGCTTACGATTATGATAATGATGGAGATGACGATTTGTTTATTGGAAACTTGTCAAACCCTGTAAATTTTGGCTCGAATGTGAATTCTGCAATTTTAATAAATAACGGAAAAGGTAATTTTACTGCAGATTTAAATTTTAAACTCAGCTCGAAAGTTACGGACGCAACATGGGTAGACATTAATAATGACAATCAAAAAGATTTGTTAATAGCCACAGAATGGGGAAACCCACAAATTTTTATAAATAATAACGGAAAATTATCTTTGATGGAAATTCCTGAAAACTTAGAAGGTTTATGGCAATCTATCACCACTTTTGATATTGATAAAGATGGAGATAAAGATATTTTACTAGGAAATTGGGGACTAAACACCAAGTTTAATCCAACTCCAGAAAATCCATTAACATTGTATTATGGTGATTTTGATGCCAATAATAGAAAAGAAACTATAATTGCGTACTCTAAGAACGGGAAAGAATATCCTGTAAATTCAAAAGATGAATTAGCAGCTCAAATGAACATTATTAGCAAGCGATTTGTAGAACATAAGAACTACGCTTTAAAAACAGTTGAAGAAGTTTTAACGCCCGAAGCCCTGCACAAAGCCACCAAATTTACCGTAAACACATTAGCTTCTGGATATTTAGAGAACAATAATGGTGCTTTTAAAACCTTTAAAAGATTCCCAAAAGAATTACAATATGCGCCAATATCTAACTTTAATAATATCGAATTTAATTCTAAAGATGCAATTATCATATCAGGTAATTCATTCAATGTAAACACATATCATGGCGGGTATAGTTCTTTAAAAGGCGTTTTACTAAAATCAATTTCTGATTATAACTTTGTTTCTGATTATGGAATTTCACCTTTTAACACTCAAGTTAAGGCAGTAAAAAGCATTGAAATGAAAAACAAAAAACTGTTATTAGTAGTTTCTAATAATGATTCTTTACAAATGTATTCTTATAAAAAATAA
- the rnc gene encoding ribonuclease III, producing MNFIRKIIKPHSEEDAQLYNELKILLNFSPRNINKYKKAFTHRSVQMLDKSGIPINYERLEFLGDSILGSVIAAYLYKKVPQGSEGYLTQMRSKIVSREHLNELGKDLNLIRFVKSNIDQANVGDNIHGNIFEALVGAIYLDRGYNSCQKFIYEKVIVPYVDIEKLEGKITSYKGLIIEWCQKQKKKYSFDTYEDSGNEPIKHFSVKISIDGEQIAKGRATSKKKAEEQASKRVYFAFQNEISVTN from the coding sequence ATGAATTTCATTCGTAAAATAATTAAACCTCATTCAGAAGAGGATGCACAATTATATAACGAATTAAAAATATTGCTTAATTTTTCTCCAAGAAATATAAATAAATACAAAAAAGCATTTACACACAGATCTGTGCAAATGTTAGATAAAAGTGGAATTCCTATAAATTATGAACGTTTAGAGTTCTTAGGAGATTCTATTTTAGGGTCTGTAATTGCAGCTTATTTGTACAAAAAAGTGCCACAAGGATCAGAAGGTTATCTTACTCAAATGCGCTCTAAAATTGTTAGTAGAGAGCACTTAAACGAGTTAGGTAAAGACTTAAACTTAATTAGATTTGTAAAAAGTAACATAGATCAAGCTAATGTTGGCGATAACATTCATGGAAATATTTTCGAAGCTTTAGTTGGCGCAATTTACTTAGATAGAGGTTATAATTCTTGCCAAAAATTTATTTATGAAAAAGTAATTGTACCCTATGTTGATATAGAAAAATTAGAAGGTAAAATTACTAGTTATAAAGGTCTAATTATAGAGTGGTGCCAAAAACAAAAGAAAAAATACTCGTTTGATACTTATGAAGATTCTGGAAATGAACCTATTAAGCATTTTAGTGTAAAGATTAGTATTGATGGTGAGCAAATAGCCAAAGGAAGAGCTACTTCAAAGAAAAAAGCAGAAGAACAAGCTTCAAAAAGAGTGTACTTTGCATTTCAAAACGAAATTTCTGTAACTAACTAA
- a CDS encoding M28 family peptidase: MKAFSSLVSILIILGVIYWSFSDLKPSLSSEKTIQKTDFSIDNALFHLKKISETAHHVGSDEHKFVQNYIADELKKMDFEVEIQTQTAINKKWFAATTAENIIARLKGSENGKALMVLTHYDSNPHSSLGASDAGSGVVTILEGIRAFLAKNEQPKNDIIILISDAEELGLLGAQAFVDAHPWSKDVGLVLNFEARGSGGPSYMLMETNGKNSKLLSEFMAAKPNFPAANSLMYSIYKKLPNDTDLTVFRESGNINGFNFAFIGDHFDYHTAQDSYQRLDKETLLHQADYFTTSLNYFANSDLSNFNSDKDFVYVNFPFVKLATYPFSWVNPMLIIAFVIFIILLFFGFSLNKITVKGVLKGFLPFLISIILCGGTSFGLWKLLLIMHPQYNDILQGFTYNGYQYIAAFVFLNLWISFKVYKYFLKQDKTTDLLIAPIFIWLLINLIIATNLKGAGFFIIPVFSALLILAIAVFMNLEERSKRILFTILSIPAIYIFAPMIKMFPVGLGLKNLFISGVIIALIFGLMILTFYQKKSFWMQKLVGLFAIIFFGLATFNSSFSIDNKKPNSIVYIQNSDHNTAFFGTYNSTLDDYTKQIFDANSNKGSISNAETKSKYNTRFKFYKKTDNKNISSSEIQIEIDTIIGNKRFLEVIVSPKRKVNKLEFSTEKELELHQFKVNDVLVNDGKRYNVKSGTFLVYHLGNQDKEVAISFSVLKEYQLDVILNEISYDLLENPNFNLTPRTDEMMPMPFVTNDAIIISKKLKL; encoded by the coding sequence ATGAAAGCCTTTTCTTCCCTTGTTTCTATCCTTATAATTCTTGGTGTAATTTATTGGAGTTTTTCTGATTTAAAGCCTTCTTTATCATCAGAAAAAACAATTCAAAAGACAGACTTTTCAATTGATAATGCGCTATTTCATTTAAAGAAAATTAGCGAAACAGCACATCATGTTGGTTCTGATGAGCATAAATTTGTTCAGAATTATATAGCTGATGAACTTAAAAAAATGGATTTTGAAGTTGAAATTCAAACTCAAACTGCTATTAATAAAAAATGGTTTGCAGCTACAACTGCAGAAAATATTATTGCTCGTTTAAAAGGGTCTGAAAATGGAAAAGCATTAATGGTACTCACTCATTATGATTCTAATCCTCATTCTTCTTTAGGGGCAAGTGATGCCGGTTCTGGTGTTGTTACTATTTTAGAAGGAATAAGAGCCTTTTTAGCAAAGAATGAGCAACCAAAAAATGATATTATTATTCTAATTTCTGATGCTGAAGAGTTAGGTTTATTAGGCGCACAAGCTTTTGTAGATGCCCATCCTTGGTCTAAAGATGTGGGTTTAGTTTTAAATTTTGAGGCTAGAGGAAGTGGTGGCCCAAGTTATATGTTAATGGAAACGAATGGTAAAAACAGCAAATTATTATCAGAATTTATGGCTGCAAAGCCTAATTTTCCTGCTGCAAATTCTTTAATGTATAGCATCTATAAAAAGCTACCAAATGATACAGATTTAACCGTTTTTAGAGAAAGTGGAAATATAAATGGATTCAATTTTGCTTTTATTGGAGATCATTTTGATTATCATACAGCACAAGATTCTTATCAAAGGTTAGATAAAGAAACCTTGCTACATCAAGCAGATTACTTTACTACCTCTTTAAATTATTTTGCAAATTCAGATTTATCAAATTTTAATTCTGATAAAGATTTTGTTTACGTAAACTTTCCGTTTGTAAAATTGGCAACCTACCCTTTTTCTTGGGTTAATCCAATGTTGATTATCGCATTTGTTATTTTTATAATATTACTTTTCTTCGGTTTTTCATTAAATAAAATTACTGTAAAAGGTGTTTTAAAAGGTTTTCTACCCTTTTTAATTTCTATAATTTTATGTGGTGGAACCTCATTTGGGTTGTGGAAATTACTTTTAATTATGCATCCTCAGTACAATGATATTTTACAAGGTTTTACTTACAATGGTTATCAATATATAGCCGCTTTTGTATTCCTAAATCTTTGGATTTCATTTAAGGTTTACAAATACTTTTTAAAACAAGATAAAACTACCGACTTGTTAATTGCGCCAATCTTTATTTGGCTGCTTATAAATTTAATAATTGCTACAAACTTAAAAGGAGCTGGCTTTTTTATAATTCCGGTTTTTTCTGCTTTGTTAATTCTTGCAATTGCTGTTTTTATGAATTTAGAAGAGAGGTCTAAACGTATTTTATTTACAATTTTATCAATTCCTGCAATTTACATTTTTGCGCCAATGATAAAAATGTTTCCTGTTGGTTTAGGTCTTAAAAACTTATTTATTAGTGGTGTAATTATTGCCTTAATTTTTGGGTTGATGATCTTAACTTTTTATCAAAAAAAATCTTTCTGGATGCAAAAATTAGTGGGTTTATTCGCTATTATTTTCTTTGGATTAGCAACTTTTAATAGCAGTTTTTCTATTGATAATAAAAAACCAAACAGTATTGTATATATTCAGAATTCTGATCATAATACTGCCTTTTTTGGAACTTACAATTCCACTTTAGACGATTATACAAAGCAAATTTTTGATGCAAATTCAAACAAAGGAAGTATATCAAATGCAGAAACAAAGAGTAAATATAACACGCGCTTTAAGTTTTATAAAAAGACAGACAATAAGAATATTTCATCATCAGAAATCCAAATAGAAATAGATACTATTATTGGTAATAAGCGTTTTTTAGAAGTTATAGTCTCTCCAAAACGAAAAGTAAATAAATTAGAATTTAGTACAGAAAAAGAACTTGAATTACATCAATTTAAAGTAAATGATGTTTTGGTAAATGATGGGAAGCGTTATAACGTGAAAAGCGGTACTTTTTTAGTGTATCATTTAGGAAATCAAGACAAAGAGGTTGCAATTTCTTTTAGCGTTTTAAAAGAGTACCAATTGGATGTTATTTTAAATGAAATCTCTTATGATTTATTAGAGAACCCTAATTTTAATCTAACTCCAAGAACGGATGAAATGATGCCTATGCCCTTTGTTACTAATGATGCTATTATTATTTCTAAAAAACTGAAGTTATAA
- a CDS encoding phosphoribosylglycinamide formyltransferase, whose protein sequence is MKRIVIFASGSGTNAENIIKFFNHTKTAKVTSVLCNNEHAKVFDKCKNLNTKCIHFNRNDFSTTEMVLNLLKENADIIVLAGFLWKIPEKIIAAFPNKIINIHPALLPNYGGKGMYGMNVHRAVKENKETETGITIHYVNANYDEGAIIFQAKTALLEEDSPEIIAEKIHILEQRYFPRVIEDVILKVNE, encoded by the coding sequence ATGAAGCGTATTGTTATTTTTGCATCTGGTTCTGGAACGAACGCAGAGAATATTATTAAATTTTTTAATCATACTAAAACCGCTAAGGTCACCAGTGTTCTATGTAACAATGAACACGCTAAAGTCTTTGATAAATGTAAAAATTTAAATACCAAGTGTATACACTTTAATAGAAATGATTTCTCTACTACAGAAATGGTATTAAATCTCTTAAAAGAAAATGCAGATATTATTGTGTTAGCGGGTTTTTTATGGAAAATTCCTGAAAAAATTATAGCAGCTTTTCCTAATAAAATTATTAACATTCATCCTGCATTATTACCAAATTATGGAGGAAAAGGAATGTATGGAATGAACGTTCATAGAGCCGTAAAGGAAAATAAAGAAACAGAAACTGGTATTACTATTCACTATGTAAATGCCAATTATGATGAAGGCGCCATCATTTTTCAAGCAAAAACTGCACTTTTAGAAGAAGATTCTCCAGAAATTATTGCAGAAAAGATCCATATTTTAGAGCAACGCTACTTCCCAAGAGTTATTGAAGATGTAATTTTAAAAGTAAATGAGTAA
- the fabF gene encoding beta-ketoacyl-ACP synthase II, which produces MQLKRVVVTGLGALTPIGNNIEEYWNALVNGVSGAAPITSFDAAKFKTRFACELKNFNVTDFINKKDARKMDRFTQYAMVASDEAIADSELNLDTINKLRVGVIWGAGIGGLETFQNEAINFGAGDGTPRFNPFFIPKMIADIAPGNISIKNGFMGPNYTTVSACASSANAMIDALNYIRLGTCDVIVTGGSEAAVVISGVGGFNAMHALSTRNETPTTASRPFDSERDGFVLGEGAGALVLEEYEHAKARGAKIYAEVIGGGMSSDAYHMTAPHPEGIGVIAVMKNCLENSGIKPEDVDHINTHGTSTPLGDVAELKAISEVFGDHAKNININSTKSMTGHLLGAAGAIESIAAILAMKHGIVPPTINHTSVDENINPELNLTLNKAQKRDIKVAMSNTFGFGGHNACVAFKKLDE; this is translated from the coding sequence ATGCAATTAAAACGAGTTGTAGTCACTGGACTTGGCGCATTAACGCCAATTGGTAATAATATTGAAGAATATTGGAACGCATTAGTTAACGGAGTTAGCGGTGCAGCGCCTATCACAAGTTTTGACGCTGCCAAGTTCAAAACTCGTTTTGCATGTGAATTAAAAAACTTTAACGTCACCGATTTTATTAATAAAAAGGATGCACGTAAAATGGATAGATTTACGCAGTATGCTATGGTTGCTTCAGATGAAGCAATTGCAGATTCTGAGTTAAATCTTGACACTATTAACAAATTACGCGTTGGTGTAATTTGGGGAGCAGGAATTGGAGGTTTAGAAACTTTTCAAAACGAAGCAATAAATTTTGGAGCTGGAGACGGTACACCAAGATTTAATCCGTTCTTTATCCCAAAAATGATTGCAGATATTGCTCCAGGAAACATTTCTATTAAGAATGGATTTATGGGACCAAATTATACTACAGTTTCGGCATGTGCATCATCTGCTAACGCGATGATAGATGCTTTAAATTATATTCGTTTAGGTACTTGTGATGTAATTGTAACTGGTGGTTCGGAAGCTGCAGTTGTTATTTCTGGTGTTGGTGGCTTTAATGCCATGCACGCTTTATCTACAAGAAACGAAACTCCAACAACGGCGTCAAGACCTTTTGATTCAGAAAGAGACGGATTCGTTTTAGGTGAAGGAGCAGGTGCTCTTGTTCTTGAGGAATACGAACACGCCAAAGCAAGAGGCGCAAAAATCTATGCAGAAGTTATTGGAGGAGGAATGTCTTCTGATGCGTATCACATGACAGCACCTCACCCAGAAGGAATAGGAGTGATTGCTGTAATGAAAAACTGTTTAGAAAATTCAGGAATTAAGCCAGAAGATGTAGACCATATTAATACACATGGTACTTCTACGCCGCTTGGAGATGTTGCAGAATTAAAAGCAATTTCAGAAGTTTTTGGAGATCATGCTAAAAATATTAATATTAATTCTACAAAATCTATGACTGGCCACTTACTAGGTGCTGCTGGTGCTATAGAGTCTATTGCTGCAATTTTAGCAATGAAACATGGTATTGTACCACCTACAATTAATCATACAAGCGTAGATGAAAACATTAACCCAGAACTAAACTTAACGCTTAATAAAGCTCAGAAAAGAGACATTAAAGTTGCGATGAGTAATACTTTTGGTTTCGGAGGGCATAATGCTTGTGTTGCATTTAAGAAATTAGATGAATAA
- the pyk gene encoding pyruvate kinase — MNSYKKTKIVATLGPATDSKEILTRLAKEGVNVFRINFSHADYDNVRKTVKTIREINEENGYNVAILADLQGPKLRVGVMEDGVVLEDGSTFIFTTEKCIGTKEKAFMTYQRFPKDVKVGEQIMVDDGKLLFEVISTDKDKQVVVKVIVGGPLNSKKGVNLPNTAISLPALTEKDKEDAIFALGLEVDWMALSFVRTPEDLRMLRDLIDEHSEYRVPVIAKIEKPEAVANIDALIPYCDGLMVARGDLGVEIPMQDVPLIQKKLVRRAKRARIPVIIATQMMETMIDNAVPTRAEVNDVANSIMDGADAVMLSGETSVGKHPIRVIQKMAEIINAVENSRMIKVPHEAPHIRTDRFITKSVCHHAALMANDIDATAISTLTNSGYTAFQISAWRPQSKILAFSSERRILGKLNLLWGVKAFYYDKNLSTDDTVVDINKISKEKGFVKQGDLMINLTSMPVEAKGMVNTLRVSEID; from the coding sequence ATGAATTCATACAAAAAAACCAAGATAGTTGCAACTTTAGGGCCAGCAACAGATAGTAAAGAAATTTTAACAAGGTTAGCAAAAGAAGGAGTTAATGTTTTTAGAATTAATTTCTCTCACGCAGATTATGACAATGTAAGAAAGACTGTAAAAACGATTAGAGAGATTAATGAAGAAAACGGTTATAATGTTGCCATTTTAGCAGATTTACAAGGTCCAAAATTACGTGTTGGCGTTATGGAAGATGGTGTGGTTTTAGAAGATGGAAGTACATTTATTTTTACAACAGAGAAATGTATTGGTACTAAAGAGAAAGCATTTATGACGTACCAACGTTTTCCTAAAGATGTAAAAGTAGGAGAACAAATAATGGTAGATGATGGAAAATTATTATTTGAAGTAATTTCTACAGACAAAGACAAACAAGTAGTAGTAAAAGTAATTGTAGGAGGTCCATTAAATTCTAAAAAGGGAGTTAATTTACCAAATACAGCGATTTCTTTACCAGCTTTAACTGAAAAAGATAAAGAAGACGCAATTTTTGCTTTAGGTTTAGAAGTAGATTGGATGGCACTTTCTTTTGTAAGAACACCAGAAGATTTAAGAATGTTACGTGATTTAATTGATGAACATTCAGAATATAGAGTTCCAGTAATTGCAAAAATTGAAAAGCCAGAAGCAGTTGCAAATATAGATGCATTAATTCCTTATTGTGATGGATTAATGGTTGCTCGTGGAGACTTAGGTGTAGAAATACCAATGCAAGACGTTCCGTTAATTCAGAAAAAATTAGTGAGACGTGCAAAAAGAGCAAGAATTCCTGTGATTATTGCAACTCAAATGATGGAAACAATGATTGATAATGCTGTTCCAACAAGAGCAGAGGTTAATGATGTTGCGAATTCTATTATGGATGGTGCAGATGCAGTAATGCTTTCTGGAGAAACATCTGTAGGAAAACATCCAATTAGAGTAATTCAAAAAATGGCTGAAATTATTAACGCTGTTGAAAATTCTAGAATGATTAAAGTACCCCATGAAGCACCACATATTAGAACAGATAGATTTATAACAAAATCTGTTTGTCATCATGCGGCTTTAATGGCAAATGATATAGATGCAACAGCAATTTCTACACTTACAAATAGTGGGTATACTGCTTTTCAGATATCTGCTTGGAGACCACAATCTAAAATATTAGCATTTTCATCTGAAAGAAGAATTTTAGGAAAACTAAATTTACTTTGGGGAGTTAAAGCTTTTTATTATGATAAAAATTTAAGTACGGATGATACCGTTGTAGATATCAACAAAATCTCTAAAGAAAAAGGGTTTGTAAAACAAGGAGATTTAATGATTAATCTTACTTCTATGCCCGTTGAAGCAAAAGGAATGGTTAATACATTAAGAGTTTCTGAAATAGATTAA